Proteins encoded together in one Impatiens glandulifera chromosome 1, dImpGla2.1, whole genome shotgun sequence window:
- the LOC124927909 gene encoding probable hexosyltransferase MUCI70 — MTSVSLGLRSSGSYGSLQQPIQNGLLPIQTTPPFSTRKTSKMLKEKDSFFQWICKYVGRKKVGMLLLCAVSAAVFIWVLYVGKGENSQEAEQGMRITISDNHSTLDQWGKDSNLTSMFSSMGYHPPPLIAPPPPQPPPPTPYFSGYILPQGNPCETFTLPPPPADKKRTGPRPCPVCYLPVEQAIALMPQWPSFSPVLKSLSYIHEEENSIKSEFGGSDFGGYPSLNQRTDSYNIRESMNVHCGFVRGNKPGRHTGFDIDDLDLLEMEKCSGVVVASAIFGAYDLIQQPTNISETAAKNVCFFMFVDEETENFLRNSSELDNRKKIGLWRIAVVRNLPYSDPRRNGKVPKLLLHRLFPNARYSLWIDGKLKLVVDPYQILERFLWRKNASFAISRHYRRFDVFVEAEANKAAGKYDNASIDFQVDFYKTEGLTPYSEAKLPITSDVPEGCVIVKEHVPISNLFTCLWFNEVDRFTSRDQISFSTVRDKIMVKTNWTVNMFLDCERRNFVIQGYHRDVLEHWASPPPPIPNLVIHPPPLFDNNLIRKIATKRGKERRSRRHRKVVIGNKDLNSNFRK; from the exons ATGACTTCAGTGTCATTGGGTCTTCGTAGTTCAGGAAGCTATGGATCATTACAGCAACCGATCCAGAACGGTCTATTGCCAATCCAAACAACTCCCCCATTTTCTACCCGGAAAACTTCAAAGATGCTTAAGGAGAAAGACAGTTTCTTCCAATGGATCTGTAAATACGTCGGCCGGAAGAAGGTCGGGATGCTCCTCTTATGTGCTGTTTCGGCTGCAGTTTTTATTTGGGTATTGTATGTTGGCAAAG GTGAGAATTCACAGGAGGCTGAACAAGGGATGAGGATTACAATTTCAGATAATCATTCAACCCTTGATCAATGGGGAAAAGACAGTAATCTCACTTCTATGTTTTCTTCAATGGGATATCATCCACCTCCCTTAATTGCCCCACCACCGCCACAGCCACCACCTCCGACTCCATATTTTAGTGGCTATATCCTTCCTCAGGGTAATCCATGCGAAACCTTTACATTGCCGCCACCACCAGCCGATAAAAAGAGGACAGGGCCACGTC CTTGTCCTGTTTGCTACCTTCCAGTAGAACAAGCAATTGCATTAATGCCACAATGGCCATCATTTTCACCTGTTCTTAAAAGCTTAAGTTATATCCATGAAGAAGAAAACTCGATAAAGAGCGAGTTTGGAGGGTCAGATTTCGGAGGATATCCTTCTCTAAATCAGAGAACCGACTCTTACAACATACGTGAATCCATGAATGTGCATTGTGG TTTTGTAAGAGGAAATAAGCCTGGTCGTCATACCGGTTTCGATATAGATGATCTTGATCTTCTTGAGATGGAGAAATGCTCTGGAGTGGTTGTTGCATCTGCCATCTTTG GTGCTTATGATCTCATACAACAGCCCACGAATATAAGTGAAACTGCGGCGAAAAACGTCTGTTTCTTTATGTTTGTGGATGAAGAGACCGAGAATTTTTTAAGGAATTCTAGTGAACTGGATAATAGAAAGAAGATTGGTTTATGGAGAATTGCTGTGGTTAGAAATCTTCCTTATTCTGATCCACGACGTAACGGAAAGGTGCCAAAGCTTCTTCTGCATAGGCTATTCCCTAATGCCCGATACTCTCTGTGGATCGATGGAAAACTCAAGCTTGTCGTGGATCCTTATCAAATCCTTGAAAG GTTTTTATGGCGGAAAAACGCAAGCTTTGCAATATCTAGGCACTACAGACGGTTTGACGTGTTTGTAGAAGCAGAAGCGAACAAGGCTGCTGGGAAATACGATAATGCCTCAATAGATTTCCAGGTTGATTTTTATAAAACGGAGGGTTTGACACCATACTCAGAAGCTAAGCTTCCGATAACAAGTG ATGTCCCTGAAGGTTGTGTTATAGTGAAGGAGCATGTTCCCATCTCCAATCTGTTTACATGTCTCTGGTTCAATGAAGTTGATCGCTTTACCTCTCGAGACCAGATTAGCTTTTCAACAGTACGCGACAAGATCATGGTTAAGACAAACTGGACCGTCAACATGTTCTTGGACTGTGAAAGGCGCAACTTTGTTATTCAG GGTTACCATAGAGATGTGTTAGAGCATTGGgcatctcctcctcctcctatcCCGAATTTGGTTATTCACCCTCCGCCTCTCTTTGACAACAATCTTATTCGAAAGATCGCAACAAAGAGAGGGAAAGAGAGGAGATCACGGCGTCATCGAAAGGTTGTGATTGGTAATAAAGacttgaattcaaattttagaaaataa